TATAGATTTTACCTTCCTGTAAAGCAACGGAAGCCGCAGAGAGTAACGGTTTGCCCGCTGCATCACTCAGATTCAGGGTTTTTGTACCCGCGTTGACTTCCACGAAAGGTCCTAACGTATAAGCACTGAGGGTTTCGCCGGAGAGGGCGGAGTTGGCGGCCCGGCCATAAGGTACGTCCCGCAGCAAGACATCGCCTCCCGTCAGTGAAAGGGCCCCCAGATCGGGTGAAAGATTGACAAAGCGTAGTTTAGCTTTACCCGCTGGCGGCGTGGCCAGATTATCGTAAAAGAGAATGAGCGAATCACCGACACTTCGATTTTTACGAACAGCAAAAACCGTATGGTAATAATCCGGAATCGGACCATTCGGACCACCTGAACCCGTAAACGCAGCACTATTGCCAAACTGCTGGGAAACTTTATAACTGGTACCTGATCCTTCGGTCAGGTTGAACTGCACATTGCCGTACACCGTGGGCAGGTAAGCCGAAGCCTCTCCCGTCGCGAGTGGTTTGGTGGTGACTTGGTTCGTGAAAGTCCAGAAATGGACGGGGCTTGCCGAGGCACGGGCATTTACAAAACGGACATAAGCTGCCAGCGAGGGACGTTCGGAAGCATGAATATCCAGGTAATCGGCTTTCGTACAGCCGACGAGCGAAAGCAGCCCGGCCAGACCTGCCCATATAAAGATTTTTTTCATAGGAAATGCGATTAAAAGATGGCGGAGAGGCGGGCAAATGGTTGTATACCCGCACTACCGTTTTGAATGCCTACCACCGTAGGGTTTCGAAGACTAGGAACCTGGGTGTAATCGCCGAGTATGTCGAAGAGATTATTAACCCCCGCCGTAACCTGAATGGCTGATGTAAGGCGGTAACCAAACGACAGGTCCGTTACCCAGATCGGATTCAATTTCTGGAAAAAATAATCAGGTTTTGGGAAGGTGGCATTCTGGGCCGCTGCCGTCGTGACGGAGCCGAAATACACCGTACGCAGCAGGTAGTTGAAGCGACCCTGGTGAAAAAACGCCTGAATGGTTACTTTCTGACTTGGAATATTGGAAGTGACCCGGGCTTTTTCGCCTTCGTTGAAAATGATGTAGCGATACGCTTCTAGTCCTTTCGGCGTATTCACCTTCGTCACCTCGTTTGATACAAAGTTTCCTCCCACCAGAAAGGTTAGCTGGCCGCCACGAAACGGCGTTTTGTAACTGCCCGTAAACTCCAGGCCTTTGGTTCGGGTACTAAACGAGTTATAGAAAAATTTCGCCTGAGTCGTACCCGTCTGTACAAACAGGTTTCGAACTTCCAAAGGTAAGTTGGTATCCGTGGCGGAAAAGTTTCCGGTATTTCCCACGCGATTGTCAACGTCTACCCAGTAGGCATCGGCGGTCAATTCTACCTTTCGTACTGGTTGTGAAGTAAAGCCGATGGTATAGCCTTTCGATTTTTCGGGCGTCAGGCTAGGGAAACCCAGGGCCCGGGTAGCGGCACTTTTGTTGGAAGCCGTAACCTGATCAATCGCCCGCCCCTGTTGAAAACTAGTGGAGGTTTCCGTATAATAAAACTGAGCTAAATCCGGAGCCCGAAAACCGGTATTATACGATCCACGAATATTCAGCCAGTCGGCGAATTTGTAACGGGTGGCTACTTTGTAAGTCGTCACATTTCCAAAATCCGAGAAATTCTCCACCCGGAATGCTCCCGAAAGCAGCCAGGCCGTAGTCAGGTTAGCTTCCAAATCCACGTATCCGGCAGAAATGGAACGGTTGACGTTGACTTCATTGGCCGGACGAAAACCCGCGTGAATCTGAGAACCAGGGGAGAGGCCGTTTAAGGCTACACTGCCCGCATTGTTCAGGAACGGAATTCCCGCTGTCGTGGTGTCCAGGTCGTAAATGGTTCGTAAGTCAGCCTTGCTGTAAGAAGCCTCTTCCCCGGCGATAATCTGATAGGTTTCCACCCGGTACTGAGCCCCAAAGGCTACGTTCAATCCTTTCAATACTCGGTCAAAATAGCGACTGATGTCCAGACTAGCCGTATTCTGGCTCGCATTGTACTTTCCGGCATCAAAGCTTGTAGGGCTTTTTAAACCTAAACTGGCATTAATGGAGTTGGTAATCACGTTGCCGAAATCGTTTTTGCCGTATACGTTCGAAACATCCACGTTCCAGTTATGAATTTTGCCTTTGATGCCTAGCGTTAAGGATTTATCCGTAATGATGTTGTCCATGGCGGGCAGAAAGCCGTCGGGATACAGAAAGGAGTTGGTACGCTCCGTCCAGCCGGGCAAGCGATACACGGCCGTAAACTGCGAGTTCCGGTGACTGATTCCACCAAAAGCATAGATTTCGGCTTCTTCTTTTAAGGGTACGGCCGCATTGAAAAAGAGCAATGCATCTTTCGCCTTATTGGAACCACCGCCCCGCTGGTCGAAAAAATGACGGTCGATTCCGCGTTTGGCCAGAAGGGCTTCATCAATTTCCTTCGTGTAAATTGCGTCATACGCTCGCGTATTGGCTCCACCACCGTAAATAGGACCATTGTACAAACCCGCGTCATTCCGTCCGGGAGTCAGAGAAATACCCTGCGTGGCGAATTCGGCCGTAGCGTTGAAAAATCCACCCCGGTTGCCTAACGCGAAACCGTAATTGGCACTGGTCCGACTGGTTGCTCCATCGCCGCGACGGCGGGTGCTGAGGGTGGAGGTGGCCGTCAGCTCGTCCGTACTTTTTCGTAGCACAAGGTTGATCACTCCGGCAATGGCATCCGATCCATACTGGGCGGCCGCTCCGTCCCGCAGGATTTCTACCCGTTCAATTGCCCCCGTAGGAATGGAGTTAAGATCATAGCCCGTAGCCCCATTACCAAGGCCGCCCCAGTTGACATTCGAGCTTTTATGACGACGTTTGCCGTTGACCAGCACCAGTACCTGATCGACTCCCAGGCCTCGTAATTGAGACAGGTTGAGTGCTGAACCCGCATCTCCGGCGTTGCTGCCATTTACGGAATGAAAAGAGGGCGATACGTATTGCAGCAACTGTGTAATACTCACCTGCGGAGCCGATTCTTTTAAAGGTTTGAGGTCGATGACGTCCACTGCAACGGGGGAATCGGTGCGGGTACGACTGGCGTTTCTCGAACCGACGACCTCAATTTCACCCAACTGATTGGCAGCGGCTTCTAAGCGAACGTTCAACGAGTTTTGGTTACTCAGCAAAATTTCCTGACTTTGAAAACCAATGGCCGAAACGACTAGCGTAGAACCTTTACTAATGGAAAGTTTGAAATTCCCCTGTGTATCGGTTAGGGTCCCCGTATTCGTTCCTTTAACGTATACTGAAGCTCCGGAAACGGGAGCGTTTTCGGTCGCGGAAACGACATTACCGGACAAAATTCGTTGCTGAGCCCGAAGCCCAACACTTACCAGCAAGAATAAGCTCAGGTAAAACAAATGCTTCATATAAATATACTTAGTATATAGATTTAATAGTTTAATTAGTTAAAGAAAACCCGAACCATATTCGGTTCGGGTTACTTATTGCGGGTTAGGAATTGATCGTCTGTTAAGGCGTGTAAAAACGCTTCCAGATCGTTCATCTCCGCTTCACTTAGGTTCAGGGGTGTATTGAGTGAAGGATCTCGATTAAAACCGTTTTTAATAAATTGATCGGGGTGATTGTAGTACTGGATCACTTCCCGTAAGGTTTTGAACATACCATTGTGCATATACGGAGCCGTCAACGCCACGTTGCGTAGGCCCGGTACTTTGAAATGACCGAGGTAAGTACTATCCTTTACAATTTTAAATCGGCCTTGATCAATAAGCGTCTTGCCGTCGAAGAGTCCGATGTTTTTAAAGCGATCGGCCGTAAAATCTTCGCCAGAATGACAGTTAGCACAGTTAGCCTTCCCAATAAACAGATTTCGACCCCGAACGGCGGCAGCAGACATGGCTCCGTCATCGCCGTTGATATAGCGATCATAGGGTGTGTTGCTGGTTTCCAATGTTCGTTCGTAAGCCGCCAGTACTTCCCCCAGCTGGGCCGCTGTCACCTCTGTTTTATAGAGTTTTCGAAAAGCCTTTGCGTAAGCTTTGTCGCCATTAAGGCGGGATACGGCTTCGGCGATGGGCAAGTTCATTTCAGTTGGGTTGGCGATCGGCTCCAGAGCCTGCATTTCTAAAGACGATGCCCGCCCATCCCAAAAGAGTTGCAACCGACCTGCCAAGTTCATCGCCGAAGGCGTATTCCGTTCGCCGGGTCGCTGATGGACGCCTAGACTGAAGGACAAGGTATCGGCAAAGGCAAATTCAGGTTTGTGACAGGAAGCACAGCTGATGGTACGATCTTCGGAAAGAATAGGGTCAAAAAAGAGCTTTTTACCCAGTCCAACTTTTGTAAGGGGTTCTTCCGTATACGTAAAACTGAAGTTTAACACGAGTAACGAAAGCCCCCCTAGTGCGAGCAATAGGGCTTTCATTGGGCATTACGGGGATCAAAGTTAAACGCCTGCCGGAAAGGAACGCATAAGCCCTTTTTT
The genomic region above belongs to Siphonobacter curvatus and contains:
- a CDS encoding DUF4397 domain-containing protein, translating into MKKIFIWAGLAGLLSLVGCTKADYLDIHASERPSLAAYVRFVNARASASPVHFWTFTNQVTTKPLATGEASAYLPTVYGNVQFNLTEGSGTSYKVSQQFGNSAAFTGSGGPNGPIPDYYHTVFAVRKNRSVGDSLILFYDNLATPPAGKAKLRFVNLSPDLGALSLTGGDVLLRDVPYGRAANSALSGETLSAYTLGPFVEVNAGTKTLNLSDAAGKPLLSAASVALQEGKIYTVFTQGSPLRLVSIVHN
- a CDS encoding TonB-dependent receptor; the protein is MKHLFYLSLFLLVSVGLRAQQRILSGNVVSATENAPVSGASVYVKGTNTGTLTDTQGNFKLSISKGSTLVVSAIGFQSQEILLSNQNSLNVRLEAAANQLGEIEVVGSRNASRTRTDSPVAVDVIDLKPLKESAPQVSITQLLQYVSPSFHSVNGSNAGDAGSALNLSQLRGLGVDQVLVLVNGKRRHKSSNVNWGGLGNGATGYDLNSIPTGAIERVEILRDGAAAQYGSDAIAGVINLVLRKSTDELTATSTLSTRRRGDGATSRTSANYGFALGNRGGFFNATAEFATQGISLTPGRNDAGLYNGPIYGGGANTRAYDAIYTKEIDEALLAKRGIDRHFFDQRGGGSNKAKDALLFFNAAVPLKEEAEIYAFGGISHRNSQFTAVYRLPGWTERTNSFLYPDGFLPAMDNIITDKSLTLGIKGKIHNWNVDVSNVYGKNDFGNVITNSINASLGLKSPTSFDAGKYNASQNTASLDISRYFDRVLKGLNVAFGAQYRVETYQIIAGEEASYSKADLRTIYDLDTTTAGIPFLNNAGSVALNGLSPGSQIHAGFRPANEVNVNRSISAGYVDLEANLTTAWLLSGAFRVENFSDFGNVTTYKVATRYKFADWLNIRGSYNTGFRAPDLAQFYYTETSTSFQQGRAIDQVTASNKSAATRALGFPSLTPEKSKGYTIGFTSQPVRKVELTADAYWVDVDNRVGNTGNFSATDTNLPLEVRNLFVQTGTTQAKFFYNSFSTRTKGLEFTGSYKTPFRGGQLTFLVGGNFVSNEVTKVNTPKGLEAYRYIIFNEGEKARVTSNIPSQKVTIQAFFHQGRFNYLLRTVYFGSVTTAAAQNATFPKPDYFFQKLNPIWVTDLSFGYRLTSAIQVTAGVNNLFDILGDYTQVPSLRNPTVVGIQNGSAGIQPFARLSAIF
- a CDS encoding cytochrome-c peroxidase encodes the protein MKALLLALGGLSLLVLNFSFTYTEEPLTKVGLGKKLFFDPILSEDRTISCASCHKPEFAFADTLSFSLGVHQRPGERNTPSAMNLAGRLQLFWDGRASSLEMQALEPIANPTEMNLPIAEAVSRLNGDKAYAKAFRKLYKTEVTAAQLGEVLAAYERTLETSNTPYDRYINGDDGAMSAAAVRGRNLFIGKANCANCHSGEDFTADRFKNIGLFDGKTLIDQGRFKIVKDSTYLGHFKVPGLRNVALTAPYMHNGMFKTLREVIQYYNHPDQFIKNGFNRDPSLNTPLNLSEAEMNDLEAFLHALTDDQFLTRNK